One segment of Candidatus Krumholzibacteriia bacterium DNA contains the following:
- a CDS encoding M23 family metallopeptidase yields MLRMKTCAIAFAALSLALLSTSVARAAEAPIDSAAALAKARALAPYVGRAESGPVWTAFDEAMRAAMGDSMRFDAMLIGIHAEIGDLQEILQERVDRERTMWVYRARCKFAKIDVPLLMLMAFAPDGRVAGLQVQPDTPQEYPSTKMDYQTRTELDLPFRGEWYVFWGGRYLDDNYHAVSKSQRFAHDLLIIKGDETHSGDGSKLTDYYCYGQEVLAPGAGTIVWACDSLPDQQIGTRNSAQPIGNGVVIDHSDGEFSLLAHMQPGSLRVGVGDAVDSNTVLGLVGNSGNTTEPHIHYHLQDGPDMATAEGLPVRFKEVVVDGKVVPWAELVRGQMVKRTD; encoded by the coding sequence ATGTTGCGCATGAAAACATGTGCCATCGCATTCGCTGCGTTGTCGCTCGCGTTGCTCTCGACATCCGTAGCCCGCGCCGCCGAGGCTCCCATCGACTCCGCCGCCGCGCTTGCGAAGGCCCGCGCGCTCGCGCCCTACGTCGGCCGCGCCGAGTCGGGTCCCGTGTGGACCGCGTTCGACGAAGCCATGCGCGCGGCCATGGGCGACTCCATGCGGTTCGACGCCATGCTCATCGGCATCCACGCCGAAATCGGCGACCTGCAGGAGATCCTCCAGGAGCGCGTGGACCGCGAGCGCACCATGTGGGTGTATCGTGCGCGCTGCAAGTTCGCCAAAATCGACGTGCCGCTGCTCATGCTGATGGCGTTCGCGCCCGACGGCCGTGTGGCGGGGCTCCAGGTGCAGCCAGACACGCCGCAGGAGTATCCCAGCACCAAAATGGACTACCAGACGCGCACGGAACTCGACCTCCCCTTCCGGGGCGAGTGGTACGTGTTCTGGGGCGGACGCTACCTCGACGACAACTACCACGCGGTGTCGAAAAGCCAGCGTTTTGCGCACGACCTGTTGATAATCAAGGGCGACGAAACCCACTCCGGCGACGGAAGCAAACTCACCGACTACTACTGCTACGGACAAGAGGTGCTGGCGCCCGGCGCCGGAACCATCGTATGGGCCTGTGACAGTCTTCCGGACCAGCAGATCGGCACGCGCAACTCCGCGCAACCCATCGGCAACGGCGTTGTCATCGACCACAGCGACGGAGAGTTTTCGCTGCTCGCGCACATGCAGCCGGGGTCCTTGCGAGTCGGCGTGGGCGACGCGGTGGATTCGAACACGGTGCTCGGCCTGGTGGGCAATTCCGGCAACACCACCGAACCCCACATCCACTACCACCTGCAGGACGGCCCCGACATGGCCACCGCCGAGGGGCTGCCGGTGCGCTTCAAGGAGGTCGTCGTGGACGGAAAGGTGGTGCCGTGGGCGGAGCTGGTGCGGGGACAAATGGTAAAACGAACGGACTGA
- a CDS encoding ECF-type sigma factor, translating into MAAPDDITRWLERLGQGDPRALDAVMRLLYDELRTLARARLRDERAEHTLSATALVNEAYLKLSRDQQINAASRTQFFAVAARTMRRVLVDYARARKRIKRGGGAEHLPLEDVEPFLSEVEADEILALDDALTRLAELQPRAAEVVEQRFYAGLSVEETAQLLNVSAKTVQRDWIVARAWLRKEVRRELGL; encoded by the coding sequence ATGGCCGCACCCGATGACATAACCCGCTGGCTCGAGCGCCTTGGCCAGGGCGATCCGCGCGCGCTCGACGCGGTGATGCGGCTGTTGTACGACGAACTTCGCACGTTGGCCCGCGCCCGGCTGCGCGACGAACGCGCGGAACACACCCTGTCGGCAACCGCCCTCGTCAATGAAGCCTACCTGAAGCTCTCGCGCGACCAGCAGATCAACGCGGCCAGCCGCACGCAGTTCTTTGCGGTGGCGGCGCGTACCATGCGCCGCGTCCTGGTGGACTACGCGCGTGCCCGAAAGCGCATAAAGCGCGGAGGCGGCGCGGAACACCTCCCGTTGGAGGACGTGGAGCCGTTCCTCTCGGAAGTCGAAGCGGATGAGATACTCGCGCTGGACGACGCGCTCACCCGGCTGGCGGAGCTGCAGCCTCGCGCCGCGGAAGTGGTGGAGCAGCGTTTTTACGCGGGACTCTCGGTGGAGGAAACCGCGCAGTTGCTGAACGTCTCCGCCAAGACGGTGCAGCGCGACTGGATTGTTGCGCGCGCGTGGCTGCGCAAGGAGGTCCGGCGCGAGCTGGGTCTGTAG
- a CDS encoding serine/threonine-protein kinase, translating into MTTKGGIVSGAWDRIETVFFAALEREREERAAYLDTACAGDDGLRAEVEAMLAAHLDDAAMRVESRLLGEAGPGASPADRSGERVGAYRLLSRVGSGGMGDVYLGARADDAYERQVAIKLVRPGYPGLLDARFRRERDILARLDHPLIARLYDGGATENGAPFLVMEYVDGLPITEYCDREMLGVRERLVLFRQVCEAVQAAHERLIVHRDLKPSNILVAPDGTPRLLDFGIARILDPEIEQGEQTRSLDRVMTPEHAAPEQIRGESPTTATDVYALGVLLYELLTGARPLHFPTRSPAEIERIAAEVDPRAPSRCVQESDQCSTLAAARRSDPARLSRRLRGDLDAIVLMALRKEPQRRYGTAGALADDVTRFLNGMPVRAQPDTAHYRAMKFVRRNRVGVTVAALVGVLLVGFAGVTAWQARRVAAERDRAEVERDRAERVVQTLVQLFESTRPEAMPGGDTLRVSQFLERGAEMVASLDPPDSRAELFGVLASIHSERGELVQAASLLDSALAYESDPRARARLQHRQAVVAFNRDGPTAAEPLLRASLELHRELYGPRSPDVAAAIKDYADAVADIDEQQRLYEESLAMRRATLPPGDPAIASSLNALGRVALDREDYESARAYFEESASILAQTASETSASRLAVDHNLSAVYARLGDYAHAETVQRRVLRTRLRIYGGGLPVAGGWESLGVTLANLGRLEEAGDAFAQALAAFEEALAPGHWRIANALRNVAALLALQERYQEGLPYIDRAIEISTGNQSDPAQAAYMRGQRALMLLRMGDRARALTDLEQAAAAVDAAGERAGKRADVRGWLGMGRLETGDARGAEAEFRAALSLGEQAYPAGHPRLAALRCGLAMSLVDMGMRDEANALLTVSRETYLAWGLADPWLRHQIESLD; encoded by the coding sequence ATGACCACAAAGGGAGGGATTGTGTCGGGCGCATGGGACAGAATAGAGACCGTATTCTTTGCGGCACTCGAGCGGGAGCGTGAAGAACGCGCCGCGTACCTCGACACGGCGTGCGCGGGCGACGATGGACTGCGGGCCGAGGTCGAGGCCATGCTCGCCGCCCACCTCGATGACGCCGCCATGCGCGTGGAGTCGCGCCTGCTGGGCGAGGCGGGGCCCGGCGCGTCGCCGGCGGATCGCAGCGGCGAGCGCGTGGGTGCCTACCGCCTGCTGTCGCGCGTGGGATCGGGCGGCATGGGAGACGTGTACCTGGGCGCGCGTGCCGACGACGCCTACGAACGACAGGTGGCCATCAAGCTGGTGCGTCCGGGGTACCCGGGCCTGCTGGACGCGCGCTTCCGCCGCGAGCGCGACATCCTCGCGCGCCTGGACCACCCCCTCATCGCGCGCCTGTACGACGGCGGCGCCACCGAGAACGGCGCCCCCTTCCTGGTGATGGAGTACGTGGACGGTCTGCCCATCACCGAGTACTGCGACCGCGAGATGCTCGGCGTGCGCGAGCGGCTGGTTCTCTTTCGCCAGGTGTGCGAAGCGGTGCAGGCGGCGCACGAACGGCTCATCGTGCACCGCGACCTCAAGCCCTCCAACATCCTGGTGGCTCCCGATGGCACACCGCGCCTGCTGGACTTCGGCATTGCCCGCATCCTGGATCCGGAGATCGAACAGGGTGAGCAGACGCGCTCCCTCGACCGCGTCATGACGCCCGAGCACGCCGCACCGGAACAGATTCGCGGTGAATCACCCACCACCGCAACGGACGTCTACGCGCTGGGTGTGCTGCTCTACGAGTTGCTCACCGGCGCCCGGCCGCTGCATTTTCCAACCCGGTCTCCGGCAGAGATTGAACGCATCGCGGCCGAGGTCGATCCGCGTGCGCCGTCGCGGTGTGTTCAGGAATCCGACCAGTGCAGCACGCTCGCCGCGGCGCGCCGCAGCGATCCCGCACGCCTGTCGCGACGGCTGCGGGGCGACCTGGACGCCATTGTTCTCATGGCGCTGCGCAAGGAACCTCAGCGCCGCTATGGAACCGCCGGCGCGCTGGCCGACGACGTGACGCGCTTTCTGAATGGAATGCCGGTGCGCGCGCAACCCGACACCGCGCACTACCGAGCCATGAAGTTCGTGCGTCGCAACCGGGTGGGCGTGACGGTGGCGGCGCTGGTGGGCGTGCTGCTGGTGGGCTTTGCCGGCGTCACCGCGTGGCAGGCGCGGCGCGTCGCCGCGGAACGCGACCGCGCAGAGGTGGAACGCGATCGTGCCGAGCGCGTCGTGCAAACCCTGGTGCAGTTGTTCGAATCCACCCGCCCCGAAGCCATGCCCGGCGGAGACACGCTGCGCGTGTCCCAGTTTCTGGAGCGCGGCGCGGAAATGGTCGCGTCGCTGGATCCGCCCGACTCGCGCGCGGAGCTGTTCGGCGTGCTCGCGTCCATCCATAGCGAACGTGGCGAGCTGGTGCAGGCCGCGTCGTTGCTCGACAGTGCGCTTGCCTACGAAAGCGACCCGCGTGCGCGCGCGCGGCTCCAGCACCGCCAGGCCGTGGTGGCTTTCAATCGCGACGGTCCCACCGCCGCCGAGCCGCTGCTGCGCGCCTCGCTGGAGTTGCACCGAGAGCTGTACGGTCCCCGCAGCCCGGACGTGGCGGCGGCGATCAAGGACTATGCGGACGCCGTCGCCGACATCGACGAACAGCAACGGCTGTACGAGGAGTCGCTGGCCATGCGACGGGCAACGCTGCCACCCGGCGATCCCGCCATCGCGTCGAGTCTCAACGCGCTGGGACGGGTTGCGCTGGATCGCGAGGACTACGAATCCGCGCGCGCGTACTTCGAAGAGTCCGCGTCGATCCTCGCGCAGACCGCCAGCGAAACCAGCGCCTCCCGGCTGGCCGTGGACCACAACCTCTCCGCCGTGTACGCACGCCTGGGAGACTATGCTCACGCCGAGACGGTGCAGCGGAGAGTCCTGCGCACGCGGCTGCGCATCTACGGCGGCGGGCTGCCCGTGGCGGGCGGATGGGAGTCCCTCGGCGTCACGCTGGCGAACCTGGGGCGCCTGGAGGAGGCGGGCGACGCATTCGCGCAGGCGCTGGCGGCGTTCGAGGAGGCGCTCGCACCCGGTCACTGGCGCATCGCGAACGCCTTGCGCAACGTGGCCGCGCTGCTGGCGCTGCAGGAACGCTACCAGGAGGGACTGCCCTACATCGATCGCGCCATCGAGATAAGCACCGGCAACCAGTCCGACCCCGCCCAGGCGGCCTACATGCGCGGCCAGCGCGCGCTGATGCTGCTGCGCATGGGAGATCGCGCGCGCGCGCTCACAGACCTCGAACAGGCCGCGGCGGCCGTGGATGCGGCCGGCGAACGGGCCGGGAAGCGGGCGGACGTGCGCGGCTGGCTCGGTATGGGGCGACTGGAGACCGGCGACGCGCGGGGGGCGGAAGCCGAGTTTCGCGCCGCCCTCTCCCTGGGCGAGCAGGCATATCCCGCCGGGCATCCCCGCCTGGCGGCGCTGCGCTGTGGCCTGGCCATGAGCCTTGTGGATATGGGCATGCGCGACGAGGCCAATGCCCTGCTGACGGTGTCGCGCGAGACGTACCTCGCGTGGGGCCTGGCCGATCCGTGGCTGCGCCACCAGATTGAATCTCTCGACTAG
- a CDS encoding T9SS type A sorting domain-containing protein, whose protein sequence is MKAIKILSLAATVATIMALAGAASAALGDHVWSQGYEAGGQAAADGTGNVACAGNIFAPTNFGGGVLTPTNIFTGDIYVARFDAAGAHLWSQQFTPGGGPGAGASVTSCTAGPTGNIYVAGYLQGAATVNFGGGVLSGASGDVFLAAFDAAGTHQWSTLVGAGTVRAMAASSSHVYVTGYTYGSMDFGGGTMTSAGGGDCFVGAMTSAGAHAWSALFGDASNQGGMALAVDESGNVILAAGVEGSADFGGGPLTFDGDADLCLVKFSGAGAHQWSQIFAGKFTSGSGILFTMGLAAGPADAIAVAGQASGTVNFGGGVLSAAGGVDAYLACFDAGGVHQTSTMFGGTKSDGATGVAYDASGNLILAGTFLSTSITFGGSPLAHSGGFGSDMFAAVFDASNAHLWSTSYVGGYEIHAAVFPSGDILLSGSSAPGVDFGGGPLTAASPFLAKLEGNASASAVTASPAMASLGENYPNPFNPATTIPVTLSRAAKVMLDVYDARGRRVATLFDGSLPAGTHALAWNGETDAGHVAPSGVYVVRLVAGEQASARRMVLLK, encoded by the coding sequence ATGAAGGCAATCAAGATTCTCAGCCTCGCCGCAACGGTGGCGACCATTATGGCTCTCGCCGGAGCGGCGAGCGCCGCACTCGGCGATCACGTATGGAGCCAGGGTTACGAGGCTGGCGGGCAGGCGGCCGCCGACGGCACCGGCAACGTGGCGTGCGCAGGAAACATATTCGCCCCGACCAACTTTGGCGGCGGCGTGCTCACACCCACCAACATCTTTACCGGTGACATCTACGTGGCGCGCTTTGACGCCGCAGGTGCGCACCTGTGGAGCCAGCAGTTCACACCCGGTGGAGGCCCTGGTGCGGGCGCATCGGTCACCAGTTGCACCGCCGGTCCCACCGGCAACATCTACGTGGCCGGGTACCTGCAGGGAGCCGCAACGGTGAACTTCGGCGGCGGCGTGTTGAGCGGCGCCAGCGGCGACGTGTTTCTCGCCGCATTCGACGCCGCGGGCACGCACCAGTGGAGCACCCTGGTCGGCGCCGGAACCGTGCGCGCAATGGCCGCATCGTCCTCGCACGTCTATGTTACCGGCTACACCTACGGCAGCATGGACTTCGGGGGCGGCACGATGACGAGCGCGGGCGGCGGAGACTGCTTCGTGGGTGCCATGACCAGCGCCGGTGCGCACGCGTGGAGCGCGCTCTTCGGCGACGCGTCCAACCAGGGTGGCATGGCACTCGCCGTGGACGAAAGCGGCAACGTCATTCTGGCGGCGGGGGTGGAAGGCAGCGCGGACTTCGGCGGCGGCCCGCTGACCTTCGACGGTGACGCGGACCTGTGCCTGGTGAAGTTCAGCGGCGCGGGAGCACACCAGTGGAGCCAGATTTTCGCCGGCAAGTTCACCTCCGGCTCCGGCATCCTGTTCACGATGGGCCTCGCCGCCGGCCCCGCGGACGCAATCGCGGTGGCGGGACAGGCCTCCGGCACCGTCAACTTCGGCGGCGGCGTGCTGAGCGCGGCGGGCGGTGTGGATGCGTACCTAGCGTGCTTCGACGCGGGCGGTGTGCACCAGACCAGCACCATGTTCGGCGGAACCAAGAGCGACGGTGCCACCGGTGTCGCCTACGACGCCTCCGGCAACCTCATCCTGGCGGGCACGTTCCTCTCCACCAGCATAACCTTCGGCGGCAGCCCGCTCGCGCACTCCGGCGGCTTTGGAAGCGACATGTTCGCCGCGGTGTTCGACGCATCGAACGCGCACCTGTGGAGCACGAGCTACGTGGGCGGCTACGAGATTCACGCCGCGGTCTTCCCGTCGGGTGACATCCTGCTCTCCGGATCCAGCGCGCCCGGTGTCGACTTTGGCGGCGGCCCGCTGACCGCGGCGTCGCCCTTCCTCGCAAAGCTGGAGGGCAACGCGAGCGCGTCCGCCGTCACCGCGTCACCGGCGATGGCATCGCTCGGAGAGAACTATCCCAACCCGTTCAACCCCGCGACGACCATTCCGGTCACGCTGTCCCGCGCGGCAAAGGTAATGCTGGACGTGTACGACGCGCGGGGCCGGCGCGTCGCCACCCTGTTCGATGGCTCCCTACCCGCCGGCACCCACGCGCTGGCATGGAATGGAGAGACGGACGCCGGCCACGTCGCGCCCAGCGGTGTCTACGTGGTGCGCCTGGTCGCAGGCGAACAGGCATCCGCGCGAAGAATGGTACTGCTCAAGTAG
- a CDS encoding Ku protein, whose protein sequence is MPALRSIWKGHIRFSLVTIPVRIYNAVDTGESVSFNQIHKECNGRIGYDKRCKKCNNQVDNDEIVKGFQYEPDQYVIFEKDDLDKLRLKSTKVIDIEGFVDAAEIDPTLYDAPYYAGPDGDVAAKTYSLLSAALRDSGKMGVGKVILRDREDVVMIAPKGDGIVLYKMRYPKEIRKIEDVPLVESHKANKDELKLAKSLIDSMSTNLSSMKLENKYNDAVREMVQAKVEGKEIVAIEVEEPEVVDIMTALKQSIEQAKGKKKPMEKVTAEKAVAKEKKKSTARAKTKAKAKTKARKTA, encoded by the coding sequence ATGCCAGCCCTGAGATCCATCTGGAAAGGTCATATCCGTTTCTCCCTGGTGACCATCCCCGTGCGCATCTACAACGCGGTCGACACCGGGGAGTCCGTCTCGTTCAACCAGATCCACAAGGAGTGCAACGGCCGCATCGGCTACGACAAGCGGTGCAAGAAGTGCAATAACCAGGTGGACAACGACGAGATCGTCAAGGGGTTCCAGTACGAACCCGACCAGTACGTCATCTTCGAGAAGGACGACCTCGACAAACTCAGGCTCAAGAGCACCAAGGTCATCGACATCGAGGGGTTCGTGGACGCGGCCGAAATCGACCCCACACTCTATGACGCCCCCTACTACGCCGGTCCCGACGGCGACGTCGCCGCCAAGACCTACTCCCTGCTCTCCGCCGCGCTCAGAGACAGCGGCAAGATGGGGGTTGGGAAGGTCATCCTGCGCGACCGCGAGGACGTGGTGATGATCGCGCCCAAGGGCGACGGAATCGTGCTTTACAAAATGCGTTATCCGAAGGAGATTCGGAAGATCGAGGACGTGCCGCTGGTGGAGTCGCACAAGGCCAACAAGGACGAGCTCAAGCTCGCCAAGAGCCTGATCGACTCGATGTCGACGAATCTCTCCTCGATGAAGCTCGAGAACAAGTACAATGACGCGGTGCGGGAGATGGTGCAGGCCAAGGTCGAGGGCAAGGAGATCGTGGCCATCGAGGTGGAGGAGCCGGAAGTGGTGGACATCATGACCGCGCTCAAGCAGAGCATCGAGCAGGCCAAGGGCAAGAAGAAGCCCATGGAGAAGGTGACCGCGGAGAAGGCGGTCGCCAAGGAAAAGAAGAAGAGCACGGCCAGGGCGAAGACCAAGGCCAAGGCCAAGACGAAGGCGCGCAAGACCGCGTAA
- a CDS encoding tetratricopeptide repeat protein has protein sequence MNTKNPIKARPTNIIRFPVEAVSRIGFQRADTRAGKATRMEAEGQMNMFTGAAPDAARLGDVVPLPLQTGLFETAIMLDDRNDPRAEDMYLRAAEEGDYPADAWCNLGVLKSIRRDLDRAFECFAQSLSLEPRHAESHYNIGNLYFEYGDLKLARMHYEKAIECDPDLASAYFNLGLVTALTEDYKTAYDALSHYKRIAPGEDMSVADELMRYLQSAIQLS, from the coding sequence GTGAACACCAAGAACCCCATCAAGGCCCGGCCCACCAACATCATCCGCTTCCCGGTGGAGGCGGTGTCGCGCATCGGCTTCCAGCGCGCGGACACCCGCGCGGGCAAGGCCACGCGCATGGAAGCCGAGGGACAGATGAACATGTTCACCGGGGCCGCGCCGGATGCGGCGCGTCTGGGCGACGTGGTCCCGCTGCCGCTGCAGACCGGCCTCTTCGAGACCGCCATCATGCTGGACGACCGCAACGACCCGCGCGCGGAGGACATGTACCTGCGCGCGGCGGAAGAGGGCGACTACCCGGCGGATGCATGGTGCAACCTGGGCGTGCTCAAATCGATACGGCGCGACCTGGACCGCGCGTTTGAGTGCTTCGCGCAATCACTTTCCCTCGAGCCGCGCCACGCGGAGTCCCACTACAACATCGGGAACCTGTATTTCGAGTACGGCGACCTCAAGCTGGCGCGCATGCACTACGAAAAAGCCATCGAATGCGACCCCGATCTGGCCAGTGCCTACTTCAACCTGGGGCTGGTGACGGCTCTCACCGAGGACTACAAGACCGCATACGACGCGCTCTCCCACTACAAGCGCATCGCCCCCGGCGAGGACATGTCGGTCGCGGACGAACTGATGCGCTACCTGCAGTCCGCCATCCAGCTCTCCTGA
- a CDS encoding protein kinase, translated as MTLVGSKILHYRILEEIGAGGMGIVYLAEDEKLHRRVALKFVGKTIQDDPNARERLIREARAASRLNHPNIVAIHAIEETPEHIFIAMEYVEGESIRSLVKRGEMTWQRALELAPQILSALAVAHEHDIIHRDVKSDNIMLTPKGQLKVLDFGLARGRDTSAYVSRVGSSAGTPAYMSPEQVQDGEVDHRSDLFSFGVVLYEMVTGRMPFKGEHESAVTYSIVNESPTAVNAHNKAAPPALQNVIAKLLEKDPRDRYQSAGDAIADLDRLGHGGRVGKRTRRPATAMVAIAAVAAIALAALWFARGRLPGNDPLVTDANAGRKMLAVLPFENLGPTDQEYFADGVTEEITTHLANLSGLGVISRTSAMKYKGSGKSLREIGKELGVDYVLEGSVRWDKSGGENNVRISTQLIRINDDTHLWAENFDRVYDQIFRLQSEIAENVAEELNVTLLAPERAAMAAAPTQNLQAYDLYIRGRAGYERALSTADMDAAAGLVEEAVALDSTFADAQAFLARRYANQYFSHIHPELPRLEQARAAALAARRHAGGGPAGHIAFGYYHYYGSRDYEHALEEFELARQLQPNNADVLEAISFVQRRQGRFDESVANLERAIDLDPSNADRIGNLMQTLLYTRRWDDMGRYIARGNALDPNSIVFPSYQALLMVVRDENVKGAREILNPMATRHFFVMDFLVMCDLMARDYTRVAERLPNLNVVAQMDTASFYITRASAYHFLKDDRRAVVFADSARAFMEARGIAESDDPTKLGEYATALAMLGRSTEARAVIDRAAVIMPMSRDAMTGTDVLNARSIIYIITGDYDLSISDLEFLLSVPSAFSRAILRLHPGFDPLREDPRFKRLVEEKVSS; from the coding sequence ATGACACTCGTCGGAAGCAAAATACTCCACTATCGGATCCTCGAGGAAATCGGCGCCGGGGGCATGGGCATCGTCTACCTCGCCGAGGACGAGAAGCTCCACCGCCGGGTGGCGCTCAAGTTCGTGGGCAAGACCATCCAGGACGACCCCAACGCCCGAGAGCGGCTGATCCGCGAGGCGCGCGCCGCCTCGCGCCTCAACCACCCGAACATCGTGGCCATCCACGCCATCGAGGAAACCCCCGAGCACATCTTCATCGCCATGGAGTACGTGGAGGGCGAGTCCATCCGCAGCCTGGTCAAGCGTGGCGAAATGACGTGGCAGCGCGCGCTGGAACTCGCGCCGCAGATTCTGTCGGCACTGGCGGTGGCGCACGAACACGACATCATCCACCGCGACGTCAAGTCCGACAACATCATGCTGACCCCCAAGGGCCAGTTGAAGGTGCTCGATTTCGGCCTCGCGCGCGGGCGCGACACCAGCGCCTACGTCTCGCGCGTGGGGTCCTCCGCCGGCACGCCGGCGTACATGTCACCCGAGCAGGTGCAGGACGGCGAGGTCGACCACCGCTCGGACCTCTTCTCGTTCGGGGTGGTGCTGTACGAGATGGTGACGGGGCGGATGCCCTTCAAGGGCGAGCACGAATCCGCGGTGACCTACTCGATCGTGAACGAGTCCCCCACCGCGGTGAATGCGCACAACAAGGCGGCGCCGCCGGCGCTGCAAAACGTCATCGCGAAACTGCTGGAGAAGGACCCGCGCGACCGCTACCAGAGCGCCGGGGACGCCATCGCGGATCTCGATCGCCTGGGCCACGGCGGCCGCGTGGGAAAACGCACGCGCCGGCCCGCCACCGCCATGGTGGCGATTGCGGCGGTGGCGGCGATCGCGCTGGCGGCGCTGTGGTTCGCCAGGGGACGCCTTCCGGGCAACGATCCGTTGGTCACCGATGCCAACGCGGGTCGCAAGATGCTCGCGGTGCTGCCGTTCGAGAACCTGGGCCCCACCGACCAGGAGTACTTCGCCGACGGCGTTACCGAGGAGATCACCACCCACCTCGCCAATCTCTCCGGCCTGGGCGTGATTTCCCGCACCAGTGCCATGAAGTACAAGGGTTCGGGCAAGAGCCTGCGCGAAATCGGCAAGGAACTCGGCGTCGACTATGTGCTCGAGGGTTCGGTACGCTGGGACAAGTCCGGCGGCGAGAACAACGTGCGCATCAGCACGCAGCTCATCCGCATCAACGACGACACCCACCTGTGGGCCGAGAACTTCGACCGGGTGTACGACCAGATATTCCGCCTGCAAAGCGAGATCGCCGAGAACGTCGCGGAAGAACTCAATGTTACCCTGCTGGCGCCGGAACGCGCCGCCATGGCGGCGGCGCCCACGCAGAACCTGCAGGCGTACGACCTCTACATCCGCGGGCGCGCCGGCTACGAACGCGCCCTGTCGACTGCGGACATGGACGCCGCCGCGGGGCTGGTGGAAGAAGCGGTGGCGCTGGATTCGACCTTCGCGGATGCGCAGGCCTTCCTGGCGCGGCGCTATGCGAACCAGTACTTCAGCCACATCCACCCCGAGCTGCCACGGCTGGAGCAGGCGCGCGCCGCCGCCCTGGCAGCAAGACGTCACGCCGGCGGGGGCCCGGCGGGGCACATCGCCTTCGGCTACTACCACTACTACGGCAGCCGCGACTACGAGCACGCCCTGGAGGAGTTCGAGCTCGCCCGCCAGTTGCAGCCCAACAACGCCGACGTGCTGGAGGCGATTTCCTTCGTGCAGCGGCGCCAGGGGCGCTTCGACGAGTCCGTCGCCAACCTCGAGCGCGCCATCGATCTGGACCCCAGCAACGCCGACCGCATCGGCAACCTGATGCAGACGCTGCTCTACACGCGCCGCTGGGATGACATGGGGCGCTACATCGCGCGCGGCAATGCGCTGGACCCAAATTCGATTGTGTTCCCGAGCTATCAGGCGCTGCTGATGGTGGTCCGGGACGAAAACGTAAAGGGTGCGCGCGAGATTCTGAACCCCATGGCGACGCGGCACTTCTTCGTAATGGACTTTCTGGTGATGTGCGACCTGATGGCGCGCGATTACACCCGCGTCGCGGAACGGCTGCCCAACCTGAACGTGGTGGCGCAGATGGATACCGCCAGCTTCTATATCACCCGCGCCAGCGCCTACCACTTCCTCAAAGACGACCGTCGCGCAGTGGTGTTTGCGGACTCCGCGCGCGCTTTCATGGAAGCGCGCGGCATTGCTGAGTCCGACGATCCGACCAAACTGGGCGAATACGCCACCGCCCTCGCGATGCTCGGCCGGTCCACGGAGGCAAGGGCCGTCATCGACCGGGCGGCGGTGATCATGCCGATGTCGCGCGACGCCATGACGGGCACCGACGTACTGAACGCGCGGTCCATCATCTATATCATCACCGGGGACTACGACCTCTCCATCAGCGACCTGGAGTTCCTGCTGTCGGTCCCCTCGGCCTTCTCACGCGCCATCCTGCGACTGCACCCCGGCTTCGACCCGCTGCGCGAAGACCCGCGTTTCAAGCGTCTGGTGGAGGAGAAGGTCAGCTCGTGA